Below is a window of Microcebus murinus isolate Inina chromosome 3, M.murinus_Inina_mat1.0, whole genome shotgun sequence DNA.
CTTTTCCTTACCTTCAAAATCATTCcctgattatattttcttttctaaaagaaaaaaaattactagagacTCTGGCCCTGCCCTTTGGTATAATCATGGGCCTACGACTAAGAATCTATCCAGAGGATATTACAGATTTAAGCTAACCAAAGCACattatgactttttttaaaaaaacaacttttcaatTATACATATTCTAACAtccaaacaaaacagaaaacatccTTTTGGCAGTCcttacacaaaggaaaagtagTTGTGAAAATACTGTGAGGGGATGGGAGGAGATCACAAGGAAAATGAGATTAGTCACCGAGAAACCAAAAGATAGATACCAACCTGTTCCCATAGTGTTTCAGCAATCTGATCAATCATTGTTCCAATTTCTCTGAACTCCCCAGAGTATTTGACATATGCCCAAGTACAAAGAGATGTCAGTGCTAACCCCATGACAAGGTTACACAAGACGGCTATAGAGTTTAGGCCAATGAAGCCAGTCAGTCCTGAGATTATATACATAGCAAACATGACTGCAAACAGTGTGGCAGGGGTACGAGCAGCATAGAAGATATTTTTGCCATCATTGTGCTTTATAAAATTTGCATAGGTTTCTTCAATTTCAGCTTCAAGCTGGTCCTGATAACGACGGCAGAATTCATCTCCACCCATTTTTTTCACAGAACGGAACTGTTTAATTGCCACTTCCTTGAGATCCAGGTGTTTTCGCTCCAGATCCGAAGGTGCAATGTAAGGCTTGTCCCCACCACATACCTGTACAGACAGAATTACATAGGACAGATTACATGCTAGAAATAATTGACACCTGAAATAAGTTTCTTGCTCATAGTTTTTAGTCTCAGAAAGTCAAACCATTTACATGGTTTAGTTTTAAACTCATTTGTATTATCTCACCAGAGATTATAACCtattaattttttgtacattGAACCGACTCAagcaaaataattccaaatatgactaatctcaataaaactgaaaataaaaaaagttatgcCGCACTCTGTACTTGCCTTCATTTGACCCACTAATACACCATAACAGTACAAAAGACTGCTGGCAAGAGAGTGCGTAAATGGTATCACACTAAAAAGGTATTCTAATGTTTGAGCAAGCTTACTGCAGAAACTGCTATTGGCCTTAAGCTAATGTTACTTCCATCAAAGGCTACTAATAACAGCACTCTGAATCATGTGTCAGAAAATGTCAGTAGAATGTATGTAATAACTTACCACTCAAATTCTAAACTCTAATgatgtgaattattttcttacagtttatTTCCAGCAGAGATCATAATGGAGAATTAGAGAATGACATAACATGTCAATATATAAGTGGCACAAATTAGctcaactattttaaatataaaaatcttttatccCACTCTGGCATCAAAGTTAAATTTTAGTTACAAACCTGTTCCATACTTTTGCAATAGATATCTCTTGCTCCTGCTACTGCAGCAAGATTATTAGCTTCAGCTgttgccttaaaaaataaaattaaatgtaccATTATTATGTAAAAAATACCCTATGACTCTATAAATTTAGATCAACACAATAAATTATGTATAATGAACAAGTCTGAAAAATGAACCAGAGAAAATACCAACTTTCAGTTTTCCTTTCCTATGGAAGGGAACATTGGTATAAAAAGGATACAGTAAATGCTTCTAATAGGACTGCCTACCTAATTTTGCTTTGCTTAAGTTGAtgttaaaaaatgtgtttgtagAAAAGATCACATATGCTCAGGAAATGGACAGAAATAAATAGATACAACCCTAAAATATGCTGAGTCTCCAGATGTCAGGAATCCACAATGACCTACATGGTTTCTTTCTCTCATAATCAGTATTACACAAAAAACACTTTCAAACCCACAAAACTGCTTATTGTAAGAGTTTTATTAGAAGATAACATTTAATCTACTATAAAACTGAGAAACTGCCCAAagtagtaaatttttaaaaatatgaatgggtTAAAATAACACAGTCCCAAAGACCaccacctaaaaaaaaaaaaaagaagacgagAAAAAAGTCTATATTCACAAGAGGCAGCTCTAAATCATtaataccaaataaaaataagcctATTTCAAACGATGTGCAGTGTCAACAACTCAGTGAACAGAAGCAGCTCAGTTCAGAGAGACCCACATTAAGCCATCTTCTACAACAGAAATTTTCCTACACATTAAGCATCTATGGAGATGGTACCAAGGACTCTTATTTCTGGTGGCCTATATATTTGCAAAGCCTACAATCTGCAGttacccctccccccaaaaaaacatataaaacttaAAGACATATGACATGTATtgccttaaatatataaaatttatttgcatgCAAAAAAGCATCCCCTCCCCCTTTTCCAGCATTTCTCTCTaaagcaaaatttttattctCCCACATAAAAAAGTATATGTACAACATATAGCAtacactctctctttctctacctgAAGCATGGACTTTGGATGTGGAAGTTCCTCTCCttgataaattttaatgtaaGCCTAAAAAGAGAGATTATATTGGTAGGTTATGCAATTTGGCTCTGtattcccaaagaaaaaaatcattaaaatataaaaataattcacattaaaaGGGAATTCTAGGCTTTAAAAATCATATACTCTCATTCCAACAAAGTTAACcctattctcattatttttttttttttttgagacagagtctcgctttgttgcccaggctagagtgagtgccatggcgtcagcctatctcacagcaacctcaaactcctgggctcaagcaatccttctgcctcagcctcccgagtagctgggactacaggcatgcgccaccatgcccggctaattttttctatatatattagttggccaattaatttctttctatttatagtagaggtggaatctcgctcttgctcagggtggtttcgaactcctgacctcaagcaatctgcccgcctcggcctcccagagtgctaggattacaggcgtgagccaccacacccggcctcctaTTCTCATTATTAAATACAAGTTGCTAAATAATATCCTAGAGAAATGTTTCTAAATTCCAACTTACATAAAAGTTATATCTcatatttaaagttataaaataccATCCACTTTATGCAAAGAAATCCATAATTCTCCCATAGTGTTTCAaatatacatgttaaaaaaacatttgaacccattattttactttgaccagtttaaattatatttcagctcaagaaaaaaaaattacctaatttTTGGCTTAAGAGTAAGAAGGATGGGAGTTTTTAGAAGTCAATACAGGAGTCTTTCAACCTTCCACTTGActtaaattaatttaacaaagATGACAGTGACCTTGAAGTGcccaataaataaacaaaaatatactcTTAGTTAACTGTATCTTCACTTCCACTTATCTATAACTACCTACTATGAATAATACAACTTTCTCCAATGGTCTTATTCTGGCAGACAAGCTGTAAAGACTACAGAAGAGTagagaaaaaaactatgaataatttACTTGTTCTCAGAAACCAGTATAAAGACTTTCAGCTGCTCTTATCAAATCCTCAGAACTCTGACAGAATGCTTCTATGAGAACTCGGGATGCAGAATTATGTTCCCAATTCCTATAATCATTCACAAATAACAGAGTGGTATTACAACATAATAAATGGCTCTTCTCTTCATATCAGAGATGGAGAAAAAGTGGAATAATTctgtaaacaaacaaaatcactGTCTAGAAAATACAAGTAGTCTGCTACAATCTTTTAAAGATGCTTAAATACTGACACATCCAattcaaagaataaattatttttttgctttataatataGACGTACAGATGAGTTTTAAGTCAACTATGTTTCTATCTCAGACAaagctatttaattttaaagcattcaCCTACCTTAAAGTATTCTACAAGATCTCTACAAGTGACTTTAGAtccacttatttctttttctaccaAATTTTCAGGAGCAAGCAGCAATGGAACCAGATTTCGAAGCTCTCGCTTAAAGTCTTCATCAATATCTAGTGGACACAAAATTGATCAGAATattagtcaaaaagaaaaaattttagaagtCCCCACTGGTAAGAGTtcataaaattctgttttatgaaATAAGAGTACACATATTGATTACTTAAGtagattcatttaaaaaactcATCCAAACACGCCATAtctcataggaaaaaaatataatcccTTCTACTGTATCTACTAGCTCCTTTCTCTCATCCCCCAATCTTTTAgctcaaataataaataaaataatttgtggacTAACAAAACAAATTCCACATTAAGTATTAACTAAAATGTCCTTTTCAAAAGAGGCAAACAATTCATgaaattgtattaaattttactactaaattttgtttttccagccAAAGTTTTGTCAATTCTCAAGCCTTCTACTATCACACTCAAAATAACcctaaaatatacacaaaaaaatatcACCACCCCTGAAACAGAGACCAAAATCCGATTGTATCAATAAAATAGTAAGGCCTTTCAGCAGACTGCAATAAGTTTAAATATTGTAAAGAAATgttctcagccttcagaactgtcGGGACATCAGTGCTGAGCAACAAAATACATCATCAAATAGTTTAATCAATACGCTAAAtgccacaaacaaacaaacaaatggaaagccAGAGAGACAACACAGAGCATTACAATCGCAACATTAACAATGCATCCAAATGTACTCCAGTGTAAGACAGGAAATTTAAGatgtcatatatttaaaaaaaaactttcagcctCTAAAAAGTAAGTTCTCGTTTTAGCAAGAATGGGAATTCCCACCTTTCAATCTCCCATCAAAACTAGGATTAGTTGCAACTTTAAGACCCGGATGTGGCAAAAGGAAGCAACCAAGATTTGAGAAACAATTGTGAATGTGCTTCCTTACATTCTGTAGCTCTTCATGTTGATTTTGTTTTACCTAAGGGCAGAAGAAGACAGGGTGACGTTGtacacaggagaaaagaaaaatttttaaaaagcaaacatacaCATACTCACATTCATGCAACAGTTAACCAGATGCTACTCCAGAGGGGTGCTTATGATACAAAAAATTTCTAAAGGCCCATTTCTAACCACTTTGTTAAGACCCCAcattttcttaaactttcttAAATTGAGGAGAAGATGATTTTTTCCTAAGTAAGCTGCCTAGAATAACAACAAATATGTAATAATTAATCATTATATCTATTATCTGAATAACAAATTGTGGTTGTGACTTACACATCagtaaataaattaagaatttacCTTTAAAGTACTTATAatggcaacaaaacaaaacagcaatgTACTAATTTgcctataaataaaaagattagccCTGGAGCAACATAAGAGCTAAGGTAGAAAGTTCCTGTGCAATCCAAGGAAACTTAGAAAATTTGTTAGAATATCAGGGCTCTATTTATAATTTGTGGTAGTTATCAGAATTTGAGAAGAGAGATTGCTGTgtattttcaggaagaaaatcTTAAACTTAGAAACATTCTGAATAATTACTCACTTATCCCAACATAACTCACATAGTCTCCTAAAGACTCTTCTCAAAAACCATTCTAACAAAACATGCACTATTCATAATTAAATCTGGAAACTACCTAAATCTCCACCAACAGTAATATGAAAAAACtgctgttcatttattcaatgaaatGCTGTATAGTAATGAGAATAAATGAACTAAACTATATGCAACAATATGCACTAACCTCAGAAACATAATATTAGGCAAAAAAGCTAGACAAAAGAATACATTCTGAATGCGATTCCATTCACATAAAGTACAAAAGCAAAGCCCGTTAAAAGTCAGGATGGTGGTATAGAGTTTTGGGGGTTAGTTTATGACAGTGGGTGCTTGTAGGTGCTGGCTACATGTCTATGgtcattttaaacaaattcatcaCGCTACACACAATTTCAGCAATTTTCTGAATCATGTATCACTTATCAATAAGAAGTTAGAAAACCTTCTTGTCTTTGAGGCACATAAATCTGAGTTTAGACTGTATGAACCAGAGAAAACTCTGATGATTGAAATTATTTCTGACAGGAGGGTCTGGAAATACCTTGCAAATAATCCAAGAAGGAGGAATTGGTTTAAATCTCActttaggaataaaaaaattatactatactCTAAATCTCTGAATGTGGTTGAGAAACCAAATGCATCATCCTATAGATAGACAAAATCTTATTAGCCAAAAGAGAATACCCTCCTACTTATGAATAAAGGGATGAATAAATTGTGTATGTGAGTAGATGGGTAATCTGTTAAGTATCTGACCTGCAGGTTTCCTGAGTATTTCCATGGGCGGGTATAAAGGATCATGCAGGTGAGGTTATTTTCCAGAAATGCCTTGATGTGGTATGGTGCATAGGAGTCAGGATATTTGGGTCCTAGTCTCAGTTATCAATGATTATTTAAACCATAGGCAAGTCACTTTTCTGTGTCCCAGTTTCATtgtgtattaaaaaagaaaaagaaaaaaaggctgaaCTAGATGATGTTTAAGATCCCTTTTCTAGCTCTACATGTTGTCACTCTGTGACATAGCATTCCTCTGAAGGGGTCTCACACCACCTGTGTTCAATGCATACACAGACCTGCCTCAAATGTTCAGAAGTTCAGTTGGCCCAGAAAGAGACACATAAGCAATCTAAGTAAATCAAAAAGTCTCCTTCAAACTTTTATCCTTTGAGTATTTATTTACAGAGGAAGCAACTGGCTCTGGAGAGAAATATTTGTTCCTTAACTTTTGATTCAAGGGCATTGTCTTCTCAGGCAGGAGTACAACCAATTTGCTTTTCACCACTTATGTACAAAAGAGTCACCTGGGCTACTTTGGGATGCCTTATTCCAATGACACAGAGAAAGCGGTACTATAAGCAAGAGTCTAGACAGACCAGCCCTTCTCCTGGATTGCTGCTCATGCTCTCCTCTCTAGAAGCTGGGGACTTACCTGCAATCTCTTTTCGAGAAATTGTTTTCCACCTTCCAAACCATATGAATGTTCATAAGGATAACTCCAATCTCGAATCAAAAACATTAATGTCtacacacagaaaaaatacaaatcatttcttttaaaactcttatgAAAAATCACAACTTTAACAATTGAAGACTTCCTTACTTTCCAAAACAATCCTTATCAaaagttatagtaaccaaatGATCAGTACTGCTCATGGTTATATCAGAGtccacttaaaaaaaaccaacatttCCAGCCCCTACAACAAGCAAATGCCACCATTTGAGAACTTCACTGTATATAAGAACAGAGTTGCCACAAGCAATAATACAGAATTTAAATGAACAACAGGCATATCAGAGCACACCAATCATAATTTACaggatttaaaaatgaacaaaaaaggcCTATCAGGGCATACAgctcataattttaaatgaaggtTGTATAACTAGAAGACCAACTAATTCTAGATGGCTAATTATAAACTGATTATAGATTTAGTAGTGTCAGTAAGGCCATTTCACAGAATGTTTTACTCATATAGGATTAGGTTTCTCAACtccagcactactgacatttggggccaAAGAATTCTTACTTATGTGTGGCTGTCCCGTGCACTTTAGGATGTTGAAGGCATTTCTGGCCTTTAGGTATTTGATGCCAGTGGTTCTAACCTCCCCCACAAAACTGgaacaatcaaaaatgtctctaggCATTGGCACATGTCCCCTGGGTGGCAAAATTAGCCCAGATCAGAAAAACTGATATAGGCCAAGTAGAGTGTATTTTAGCCATAAACACAAAATGAAGCCATAACATGTCCAACTATTTCATAGAAGTGATCACTTCGTCCAGACCAACCAGACCGGCCATGGGATTAATGTAAACCCATCAGCAGTAACAATCAGTAGCAATGCTGTCACAGAGGAAGGATCTCACACACTGATAAGCAAACATGGTAGAGTCATTTCTCCCTACTGTAACTCCAGCTGACCAAACTGTAATAAtgacaaattataaattatacttgCTTTAACAAATAAACTATCTGAAACTTTTTTATATGAAACCAATATAAAGAATAACAAGACTATCTTCAAAGTGCAATATatcacaaaaaagacacctggaacatttttgtaattatttatcatgtatgaaaaaaattcaatatgaCTATCTTACATTCCCTACTGtctttaagttttgaaattaaataactcTTAAGAGAAACATTATCCTCTTAATCTAAGTATTAAGAATCAATTTGgattattttgttctatttcctATCCTGTTTAAGCCTATACTGATGAGTTGGTGATGACATTACCATAGGTTAGTTTCAACTCCACTGAATCTATTGCTAGAAATGAGTTTGCTGTCACATATTCTGCTGTCTCCAAAGTTACAAGCTGAGGTGGCCTGACAGCTTCTCATCagcaaatttttataaatgttaaaatatttatttacctgaAATGGTTTCTGGTAGATTTCTTCCATTGCAAGTCTTCCATATTCTGTAAATAACtgttaaatcaaattatttaaaataatgcccCCAAAGAGACTGGAAGAAGACATTTGTAAACCATTCTACATCAAAGCACCATATGTCAGAGCCTTTCAAATCATTTAAAAGCTAAGTATTCAATTTTCTAATGCACTGGGCTTATACTGAAATTTCttccaattataaaattatacatcaGTTTAAACCGATATAATATTCAATCTTTTTAGTGATATGATAGGCTTCTAAGTGTGAATTCAcaagaaaatgagaattaaatgttCAATACTTTGACATATTTTCTTTGAGACATACATACTTGCAAGTGCTGAAGATCATCTTCTTGAATATTCTGAGATAGATTATATACCtgttaaaacaaaatttgttttttattagtgttttattttgaatatccAGCTTATATATAACTTTACTTGTGGAAATGAAGGTTAGTTTGTACCTCAGCACAAATGAATCAGTCATTATCTCAACCAGTGGCACATGAaaaggattttctcttttttcctaacAGTCAAGATAAAACATTAAGGAGGAAGCAGTGGtggtaaaatatgtaaaaaatcatGAACACATGCATATTCATGGTCTGAAGTggtagacataaaaaaaaaacaagtatacTGTGTAGTaagtttcattttctccttctcaaaGTTAACTTtatgatcattaaaaaaaaaagtgaagattaTTTCCACATCATTTTCTAAGTCAGTGACTGTAAAGAGCAATAGTTCTACAAAGATAAATTCGTCCCTGGTGCAATCAGAGTATAGTTATTCAGAGACTGCCTCATCCACCACTGACTCTAATGTGGTTCTCTTTTCCCTTATACTCAACCAATCTTAATAATTTACCAGCCTGTGGAAGCTAATAGAAGTAACAGTAGGTGGCACTCTTGCCCCTTTCAGAATTTTTAGGCGGCTTTCCAAGTTGCACAGATCAGAGCTGATAGAAAAGGGTCTAAATATCTTCAGAGGAAAGAGATCTTCTTCCAGCAATTACCAGACAAGTCCTCAGAAGGTAATCTAGGCTGCCACAGGAGAAAACTGGCCATCCACAGACATCACCTCTTCTAAGAAATAACTTATATCTGAGTAAATAGGGTCACTCCAAAGACAGAACAATTTGTTCTAACAGTAAATAAGTGATAATCTAGCTAAATCACTTGGAGGTCAAGAATATAAACAGTCAATAAAGGCTGGCAAACCTAAAACGGTATTCTCAGCTACTGACTAATTCCAAAAGGGGTATGTAAAAAAGTAATTGATGACTGAGGTGATTAAACTTTAGATTTAAACTTAAGATCTGACAGCATGACCAACCTATTCTTATCCATGCAGGctttagctttttgaaaatagctCCAGATCCTTTCACTGTCAGGGCCAGGTTGCAAATagcaaagagagaaggagagttGTTTAACTTAGATGATTAGTACTTGGCTTACTGCCTTGTTCTTCAATATActtttgttgaaagaataaataacaagAGGCTCAATATGTCATAGCTCTATCAGCCAGATATCTTATGTAAGGAAAGCACACCATCTTCAAAGGTCaggaataaaacaataataaatatcttaatctttttggttatttatagtttacaaagcactttcatatatGCATTATATCTCATTTAGATCTCATTTTTGACTGTACACAACCACCACATGTGAGATAGGCAAGATGAGTAAagctctcattttacaaatgagaaagtgaCTGAGTGGCTTTACGTGGCTGTCCAAAACAAGGTCTGCTACTATCAAAAAGCTGAATAAATAAGAGAAGAccaaaaaacaagttttaaaacacagaatTCCCTCATGATAATTTAAAGCAAACCCTAAAGTCAGCTAACCTGAGGGGCTATAATGTCATAATATAAACACGAAGTTATGGTTTCTGCTTGCCTCTAGGGAATCACAATTGCTCCACCTTCTAAGATTAGAGAAAAAAACGtagaacaatatttttaaaaagacaactttgAGGGCTCTTGACAGCATCACTTAGTGGGTAATGACAAATATCCCCAGCCCTGGCCGCAAATAAACAGAAGCCAGGCTAAAAAGTACTATTCTTTTAGCTCATGTTAATATCCAACCTTCTTTCTACTCTCATGACTAGGTACTTCACATTGAGAAAGGGGGAAATGAGAGCTAAGAGAAACTGTTCATATGTTCCAGACATTactggaaaacattaaaaattacaaCACACTATGACAGTATCACCTACAATCTACCATCGGTAAGAAAAATTTCTTGGGAAGAATGCATAACCCCCCCCcattccccatttttaaaaaatacttgcaaatacACTTCTTGATACATCACTGACCAACGGGACCTAAACACCATACTTTAATTTTCAGCCAGAGATGTAACAACCACAGATgatctccaaaaaaagaaaaaagaaaagaaatacaaaatgacatGTGGTAGTTTAATTCAGTCCAGTCAACctaaattatacagaaaaaagaTGGTGTCTTGCTTGAAGAAACTAAAACTTGATAGAACACCAAACACAGAGTATAACTGAAACATAGAAGGGGTTTTACTACTTTCTAAATGAAGGAAGTGTTCAAAATCCTTAGTTTATTATATAAGCATCAGTTAGGTTTCCTAAATTAAGTATTATTAATTCTTATGCTTCTATCTCCTTTAgttcaaataattaaataccaGTTGTCAAAGATATCAAACAGAAAACTAGACTTCTAGGTTTAATtacttcagtttttttgtttggtttagccaaaaaccaaaaatatactGTACTCCTTACTGTATCTGACAGAGATCTGACTGATTTCAATTACAGATAACATGCaatatcttttcctttaaaaaaaaaaaaaaaagcataggcTAAGcatagtggctcaagcctatattccagcactttggaaggccaagcaaggtgggaggctgaggcaggaggattgcttgagccccagaatTTGAGGCTCCAGTgaactataatgacaccactcactgcactgtagcccaggtaacagagcaaggccttgtcccaaaataaaaattaaaaataaggcatagatcccataatgaaaaacaaaagggaTTGGCTATTGGTTTTATTACTCCTTTGTAACTATACCAAGTATGAAATTTCACATCGTAAGCCACAACCAGAACAccaaacacagaaatataaatgaccaataagaAACATAAATAGCGCTCtttaattttaatcctttttcCTCTTCAATCAAAATGCCTTTTGtcagggcacagtggcatgtaccCATAGTCACATCTACTCAGTAGGCTgacagaggatcgcttgagccctgaagttcaaggctgtagtgtgtcataatcacacctgtgaatagccactacactccagcttgggcaacatagcaataccctgtctcaaaaaaaaaaaggcattctgaGGATCAGCCAAAGGATTATGTGAACTGATTATTCCACTTAATCTCATGTCTCACCTGGACAGAGCTAGTCATAGTGCTCAGAGCAAACACCGTTGCACAGTCTTTAATAGTGGACTGGCTATCAAAGGCACCCTGAGTATCCATAAGCAGCACAGCAACCTAGGAATTTAAGAGTTTAAAATACTTAGTAAAATATTCACCAAGAAtgacataaaaatcaaatatgaaataaacttgaaaatcaataaatcaagAAGAGTATTCATATTGTGTACACTTTGACATTATAATCCATGTGTTAAAGTTATCATAGTTCTGTgctgttttgatttttaacacGAGAAAATAGCCCAAGAAACAATGTGGGaggaaaaatagtaaaagaatataaacagaattttacTTTTGTTCCATTTGGTCTGTCAATCACAAATACTTCATTCCAAACTTGTATGCCTGTTGTTTCCCTTTCACAACCACCTCGCCATGTAAAGCCAGTCAACGGTTCATTGTTTCCACCAATCCAACTTTGCGAATCCTG
It encodes the following:
- the ATL2 gene encoding atlastin-2 isoform X3, with product MAEGDEAARRQRLRRRRRTSDPSVGVNHVSSTTSLGENYEDDDIDLVNSDEVMKKPCPVQIVLAHEDDHNFELDEEALEQILLQEHIRDLNIVVVSVAGAFRKGKSFLLDFMLRYMYNKDSQSWIGGNNEPLTGFTWRGGCERETTGIQVWNEVFVIDRPNGTKVAVLLMDTQGAFDSQSTIKDCATVFALSTMTSSVQVYNLSQNIQEDDLQHLQLFTEYGRLAMEEIYQKPFQTLMFLIRDWSYPYEHSYGLEGGKQFLEKRLQVKQNQHEELQNVRKHIHNCFSNLGCFLLPHPGLKVATNPSFDGRLKDIDEDFKRELRNLVPLLLAPENLVEKEISGSKVTCRDLVEYFKAYIKIYQGEELPHPKSMLQATAEANNLAAVAGARDIYCKSMEQVCGGDKPYIAPSDLERKHLDLKEVAIKQFRSVKKMGGDEFCRRYQDQLEAEIEETYANFIKHNDGKNIFYAARTPATLFAVMFAMYIISGLTGFIGLNSIAVLCNLVMGLALTSLCTWAYVKYSGEFREIGTMIDQIAETLWEQVFSKLFEVTRRRMVHRALSSAQRQRLSSNNNKKKN
- the ATL2 gene encoding atlastin-2 isoform X2 encodes the protein MAEGDEAARRQRLRRRRRTSDPSVGVNHVSSTTSLGENYEDDDIDLVNSDEVMKKPCPVQIVLAHEDDHNFELDEEALEQILLQEHIRDLNIVVVSVAGAFRKGKSFLLDFMLRYMYNKDSQSWIGGNNEPLTGFTWRGGCERETTGIQVWNEVFVIDRPNGTKVAVLLMDTQGAFDSQSTIKDCATVFALSTMTSSVQVYNLSQNIQEDDLQHLQLFTEYGRLAMEEIYQKPFQTLMFLIRDWSYPYEHSYGLEGGKQFLEKRLQVKQNQHEELQNVRKHIHNCFSNLGCFLLPHPGLKVATNPSFDGRLKDIDEDFKRELRNLVPLLLAPENLVEKEISGSKVTCRDLVEYFKAYIKIYQGEELPHPKSMLQATAEANNLAAVAGARDIYCKSMEQVCGGDKPYIAPSDLERKHLDLKEVAIKQFRSVKKMGGDEFCRRYQDQLEAEIEETYANFIKHNDGKNIFYAARTPATLFAVMFAMYIISGLTGFIGLNSIAVLCNLVMGLALTSLCTWAYVKYSGEFREIGTMIDQIAETLWEQVLKPLGDNLMEENIRQSVTNSIKAGLTDQVSHHARLKTD
- the ATL2 gene encoding atlastin-2 isoform X1 yields the protein MAEGDEAARRQRLRRRRRTSDPSVGVNHVSSTTSLGENYEDDDIDLVNSDEVMKKPCPVQIVLAHEDDHNFELDEEALEQILLQEHIRDLNIVVVSVAGAFRKGKSFLLDFMLRYMYNKDSQSWIGGNNEPLTGFTWRGGCERETTGIQVWNEVFVIDRPNGTKVAVLLMDTQGAFDSQSTIKDCATVFALSTMTSSVQVYNLSQNIQEDDLQHLQLFTEYGRLAMEEIYQKPFQTLMFLIRDWSYPYEHSYGLEGGKQFLEKRLQVKQNQHEELQNVRKHIHNCFSNLGCFLLPHPGLKVATNPSFDGRLKDIDEDFKRELRNLVPLLLAPENLVEKEISGSKVTCRDLVEYFKAYIKIYQGEELPHPKSMLQATAEANNLAAVAGARDIYCKSMEQVCGGDKPYIAPSDLERKHLDLKEVAIKQFRSVKKMGGDEFCRRYQDQLEAEIEETYANFIKHNDGKNIFYAARTPATLFAVMFAMYIISGLTGFIGLNSIAVLCNLVMGLALTSLCTWAYVKYSGEFREIGTMIDQIAETLWEQRSPRKVFSKLFEVTRRRMVHRALSSAQRQRLSSNNNKKKN
- the ATL2 gene encoding atlastin-2 isoform X4, with amino-acid sequence MGLAKEEDAEGADTLLPGENYEDDDIDLVNSDEVMKKPCPVQIVLAHEDDHNFELDEEALEQILLQEHIRDLNIVVVSVAGAFRKGKSFLLDFMLRYMYNKDSQSWIGGNNEPLTGFTWRGGCERETTGIQVWNEVFVIDRPNGTKVAVLLMDTQGAFDSQSTIKDCATVFALSTMTSSVQVYNLSQNIQEDDLQHLQLFTEYGRLAMEEIYQKPFQTLMFLIRDWSYPYEHSYGLEGGKQFLEKRLQVKQNQHEELQNVRKHIHNCFSNLGCFLLPHPGLKVATNPSFDGRLKDIDEDFKRELRNLVPLLLAPENLVEKEISGSKVTCRDLVEYFKAYIKIYQGEELPHPKSMLQATAEANNLAAVAGARDIYCKSMEQVCGGDKPYIAPSDLERKHLDLKEVAIKQFRSVKKMGGDEFCRRYQDQLEAEIEETYANFIKHNDGKNIFYAARTPATLFAVMFAMYIISGLTGFIGLNSIAVLCNLVMGLALTSLCTWAYVKYSGEFREIGTMIDQIAETLWEQRSPRKVFSKLFEVTRRRMVHRALSSAQRQRLSSNNNKKKN